The genomic DNA GCTGGTTGAGCTTCGACGTCGCGGCGCCCAGCCAGATCACCATGCACACCAGCTTGGCGGCGATGATCAGGTCGACGCCGTAGCCGGCGAACAGGAAGGCGACGGTGAACGAGCCGTATACCTCGCCGCGGGCGGCCAGGAAGATCACCTTGTCCCTGAGGCCGAGCACCGCCAGCACTCCCAAGACGGCCCAGATCTGCCACATCGGCAGCACGCCGACATTCGCACCGGGCAGAACCGGGCCGGTGCCGTCGGTGCACAGGGCGACAATGAGCAGGACCAGCAGCGCGCCGTAGAGCAGCACATCAACGGGCGTCCGGGCATCGCCACGCGTCAGCGGGATGCGGCCGGGCCACGGTGGCAGACGAATGGTCTTCGGCCGCAGCCAGTACAGGATCGAGCCCAGCGGCGGGAAGAAGCGGTTGTTCAGTGGGCCGAACCCACAGCCGAGCCCGACCACCTCGAACAGCATGGTGTACAGCACGACCTTCTCGAAGACGATCGGCTCGGTCCACCACGTCGCGACGTCGGTGAAGCCGTCGATCCCCTTGGTGGACAATGCGATAAGCCAACCGCCGAGGATGTACAGGCCGATCTTGACGACGTAGAACAGGTGCAGCGCCACCGGGGTGCCGAAGCCCGTCTCGGCCCAGTGCCGGGCCATCGGGACGATCTTCTGCGCGCGGCTGCCCTTGTTCCACTCCTCGAAGTCGATGACAGGAGTGTCCTGCGTGAGAAAACCCATGCCCGTCAGACTAGAACGTGTTCTAGTCTGACGGAATCAGATCCCCTCAGTTCGCCCGGTAGCCAGGTCGCCGGCGTTCGAGAAACCGGCGCCCCGGCCCCCGGGCCAACGACAGGTGCTCAGGCCTTGGCGGGCGGGCGGAAGAAGATCAGCAACTGCCCTATGCCACCGGCCAGGCCCAGCACCACCGCGATGGCCAGACCGCACCAGCCGTGCAGCAGGTGATAGAAGCCGGTGTTGTGGAAGAGCAGGCAGTCCAGGCTGTAGCGGCCCGCGCCGGTGCCCGCGATCGCCACGGCCGCGACGCCCAGCACCAGGTTGTACTCCCAGCCGGATTTCACGATGAAGAAGCCGTTTTCGCGGTGCACCGTCCAGGCCGCCACCACCATCAGCGCCACGAATCCCGCGGCGGGGATCGGCGTCAGGAAGCCGACCGCGAGACCCAGGCCGGCCAGGATCTCGGTGCCGGCAGCCAGCCGGGCATGCAGCATGCCGGGCTTCATACCGATGCTGTCGAACCAGGCGGCGGTACCCGGGATGCGGCCACCACCGAAGAACTTGTTGTACCCGTGCGCGGCCATGGTCAGACCGAGCACCACCCGCAGCAACAGGATCGAGAACGCGTAAGCAGTCACGCGATGAATCTAGCCCGCGGCGTCCAGGACCGCTGACAACCGTTCCACGTACGAATCGACATCCGGTAAGGCCGACGGGGACGCATGCACACTGATCGTGACGGTGTCCCCGATGCCGTGCACGCCGTGCGTCAACCCCATCATCGGCGACAGCGCCGGACATGCGGTGGTCAGCACCACCGGGCAGCCGCCGAATGTCAGATCGGCCGGGCCGCGGTGCACGCTCGACACCACGGTGTTCCCGGTGGCCGTCGTGGACCGCGCGTGCACATCGAATTGCGCGGTGCCCCAACGCAGCAGCCGCGCCGGCACCGCCGCGGTGGCGGCATCGCTCGTCGCGGCCGACGGATGCTCGAACCGCTGCCGTCGCATGGCGAGCTCCGCCTCGATCCGGACTGCCCGCTCATGAAAGGGCAATTGCGGGTGCAATGCCACCCCGACGTTGCCGTAGTGGTTGTAGGCCCGACGGGTACCTGTCTTGGCCATCGGCACCTCGGCCCCGAGCGCGGTGACCCCACCCAGTTCGGCGGCAAGCGCCTCCGAGATGGCCGCCAGCACCCCGACCGTCACGGTCGGCCCGGGCAGGTCCGCACGATGACGGACGATCGTCCGCAATTCGTCGGGGCCCTCCGGCGCGTTGTTGGTCGCCTGCACCGGCCACGAATCGGCCGGTGCGGCAACAGCACCCGACTCCGTGTCGTGCACGAGCCGGCGATGAGCAGCGCTGGCCCGCCACGCCAGGTACGGCAGCGCCCACGTCCCCAGCCGCGACTCGACCACCGCCGGCACCGGCTGGTCCCGGCCGAAGATCCGGCCCATGAGTGCCGTCGCGCGCCGCCCGTCGGCGAGGGCGTGCGACATCTGCACGACGACGACGGTGCCCGGCCCCGTCGTCTCCGGTATCCCGGTGACGCCGGCGAAGACGTGCAGTCGCCACGCCCGCACGGTGGCGTCGAGCTGGTCACTCGCAGCCAGCGCGCACACAGCGCTCAGGCACCCGAACCACGTGCGGTCCCCGGGTTCGTGCACGACGATCTCCGGGGCATCGCATCGCACCCAGGACGGATAGCGCCAGGGACGCGAATCGTCGATGCGTACCAACAACTCTGGGCACGCCGCCACGTTGCGGCGGACCGCTGCCAGCGCGGCGTCCAGGTCAGCGGGCACACCGTCGAACCCGCACACCAGAAACATGTCGTTGGGGATTTTCGCCGACATCCAGAAACTCTGGGCGTCGGCGGCCGCCATCCGGTTCACGTCCACCGCCCCGGGATTTGTGCACGAAAATCCGCGCCCACCGCGGAAAATCGTGCACAAATCACGACCATCACACCGGCTCGAACTTGGCGATCAGCCACTGGCCCCCCAGTCGTTCCAGGGTTACGCGCGCACTGGTGGGCGTGCTGGTCGGTGGTTGGTCACCGACACGGACTATCTGGTTGACGAACACCAGCACCACGGCATGGTTCTCCTCGACCGAGACCGCCGCGGCGGCGGGCACCGACGTCGCCGCCGCGATGCGCCGCTGTTCGGCGCCGGGGATCACCGACTTGGTCAGTGTCGTGTACTCGTCCAGGAACGGTGTGGTGAGCAGCTTGCGCGCATCGGTCAGTTGTTGACGGACCGTGTCCGGCTGGTACGACAGCAGAGTGACCGTGCCGTCGCTGGCCAGCTTGATCACCGCGGCCCGCTGAGCGTCATTGCTGTGCTTCGTGGTCAGGTACCACAGTCCGCCGGCCGCGGCCGCGAGTACCAGCGCCAGCACCGGCAGGACCCGGTACGCCGTCACCCGCGCCCACTCGATACCGCCGGGCTGCAGCGGGTTCACCTGCGGCACAGCGGCATTGGGCGCCGCCGACTCTGTCTCGACAGCCTCGGCCGCATCCGGTTCCGCCTCCGTCGACTCGGCCTCCGCGTCGGCCGGCTCGTCAGGTTCGTCCATTTCGTGCTTGCTCATTGGATCGGCTCCACCTTCGATGCCTTGGCGCTGTCGCCCACCTTCTGCATCGTCAGCCGCACGCGCCAGTAGCGGTCGCGTTGCGGCGGCCCGCTGCCGACCTCGGTGTGCACCTTGACCGCGACCAGGACCACGCCCGTGGTCTCGTTCGCCGACTCCACGCCGGCCTCGGTGACCGTGCCGACCGACGCCGACTGCTGCTGTTTCACCGAGTCCACCACAGCCACCGAACGCTGTTTGAAGTCGTCGAAATAGGCGCCGGTCGAGGTGTCCAGCGCCCGCTTGATGTCGTCGTCGACGTGCCGGTAGTCGATGGTCGTGAGATTGACCGCGACCTGCTTCCCGGCCGTCAGGTACATGTCGTGCAGGGCGTCGTCGCGACGCAGCTGCAGCTCACGCTGACCGAGCCAGGCCACCAGCGCACCCAGCGCGCCGACCACCAGCACTCCCACGACCAGTGCCACGATCACCCGCTTATCCCGTTGGGGTGCAGTCGGTTTCAGGAAGGCGAGGGCGTCCTCGTCGGAGATGGCCGGTGCGTCGTCGTCGGCATCCGGGGTCACGTCCGGGTCGGCCGCGTCGTCGTCGTCCACCTCGTCGGGATTCCTGTGCCGCCCGTGCTCGTCCGCCATATGCCTTCCTCTCGCCGCGCGCCCGGCCGGGCGCGCGACACCTCGGCCGAGTCTAGAGACCACGGGGTGACCAGGGTCATGTTCGGTTCAGTTAGCACAGCTCGGTAACGTGCAGGAGAAGTGACGAGAGGATTCCCAGTGAGCACCGACGAACGCACTTCCCCGGCCGAGGGCGGCAGCAATGTACAGACGGTGCGATTCCGCGGTATCGACGAACTGACCCTCGTCGCCGACGAGTGGAACCGCGACGCGGACACCGCAGCGGACAAGCCGACGATCCTGATGTTGCACGGCGGCGGCCAGAACCGGCATTCCTGGAAGAACACCGGCCAGATTCTCGCGAACGCCGGCTTCCACGTCGTCGCACTGGACAGCCGCGGGCACGGTGACAGCGACCGTTCCCCCACGGCGAACTACTCACTCGAGACACTGACCGGCGACACGCTGCAGGTGATCTATCAGATCGGCCGGCCGGTGGCCCTGATCGGCGCCAGCATGGGCGGCCTGACCAGCCTCCCCGTCGCGCACGAAGCCGGTCCCGAACTGGTGACCAAACTGGTCCTGGTCGACGTCGTGCCACGATTCGAGAAGAGCGGCAGCGCGCGCATCCGCGACTTCATGTTCAGCGGCATCGACGGCTTCGCCTCGCTGGAAGAGGCCGCCGACGCCGTCGCGGCGTACCTGCCGCACCGCACCCGGCCGCGCAGCGTCGAAGGCCTCAAGAAGAACCTGCGGCTGCGCGACGGCAAGTGGTTCTGGCACTGGGACCCGGCCTTCCTGACCGCGCCCGGCGACGACCCGTTCGAGCGCGCCGAGATGCTCGAGCACGCGGCGATCAACCTCGAGATCCCGATCCTGCTGATCCGCGGCAAGCTCTCCGACGTGGTCAGCACCGAAGGCGTGCAGGATTTCCTGCAGAAGGTGCCAGGCGCCCAGTTCGTCGAGCTGTCCGATGCCGGGCACACCGCCGCCGGCGACGACAACGACGCGTTCACCGACGCGGTGGTGCAGTTCGTCCGTCAATGACCCGATCGGGGCCCGTCGCCTCGATACTTGAGCGGTGACGGTATCGACGATCTCGCTGATCGCCATCTGTGTGCTCGCCGTGGTGGTCGTCGTCGAGACCATCGTGTTGCGGGTGACGCGCGCCCGGCTGCGGGCCGCGCGGCAGGAGATCGAGGAGCTGCGCGCACCGTCCGAACCCCGCACCAATCTGCTGCTGGCCGGCGGCCGCGCCGCGGTGAAGACGATGTGGCAGACCGCCAACCTCATCAACAAAGAGGGCTTCGGCGGCGCGATGTGGTCATCGATCGAGGAGCTCGCCGGCTGGGCCGAGGTCGAGCGGCCGGACCTGGCCAAGCTGGCGCCGACGGGCCGCGTGGCGATCATGTTCTCCGACATCGAAGGGTCCACGGCGCTCAACGAGCGCATGGGTGACCGGGCCTGGGTGCGGCTGATCGATCATCACGACAAGCTGGTCGGCCGGTGTGTCAAGAAGCAGTCGGGGTTGGTCGTGAAGAGTCAGGGCGACGGTTTCATGGTCGCCTTCGCCGAGCCCGAGCAGGCCGTGCGCTGCAGCATCGACATGCAGCAGCAGTTGGCGAAGGCGCCCGGCGGCGTCCGGGTCCGCATCGGGATTCACACCGGCAAGTCGGTGCGCCGCGGCGATGACCTGTTCGGGCGCAACGTCGCCATGGCGGCGCGGGTGGCGAGCCAGGCCGACGGCGGTGAAGTGCTCGTGAGCAAGGCCGTCCGAGATACCTTGTCCGCTTCGGCTTCCTGCGCCGACATCACTTTCGACAGCGGCCGGGTGGCGGAGCTGAAGGGCTTCACCGGGGATCACCGGCTCTACGCCGTGGGCTGGCTCCCGCCGGATTCGGCCAGCCGCTGATGCAACCGGGCGCGAATATCGTCGGCGGTGTATGACTCACGCTTGCGCTGATCGCGCGCGACCAACACGCCACCGGCGACCACGCCCGCGACACCGGCCAGGCCAACCCACTTCCACACGCCACGCATGCAGTGATTATGGACGAGCGAAGCGCCGGGGAATGTCTAAGCTGCCCAGATGACTGGTAACGCGGTGACATTGGAGCGGGCGCTGGCCGAAACCCGGACCGGCGACATCTGGTTGTTCCGTGGGGCTTCCAAGCCCGACCGCGCCATCCAGACGCTCACCAACGCGCCCGTGAACCATGTCGGCATGACGGTCGCCATCGACGACCTGCCGCCGCTGATCTGGCACGCCGAACTCGGCGACAAACTCGAATGCCTGTGGAGCGGCAGCCACCACCGCGGCGTGCAACTCAACGACCTGCGGGCCGCCGTCGAACGGTGGGTGTACGTGTACGGGCAGCGGTGCTGGCTGCGCCAGCTGACGCCGTACGCCACCCGCGAGCAGGAAGACCTGGCGTTGAATGTGGTGGCCCGCATGGACGGCACCGCGTTCCCCACCACCGCGCGGTTGACGGGCCGGTGGTTCCGTGGCCGGGCGCCGGTGGTCAGCGACTACACACGCGGAATTCCGTTGGTGCACCGCAAGGTTCGCGAATCCGCCGAGCGCGACAAGAACCGCCGGCGGTCGGCCGGGCTCGAGACCGCGTATTGCGCCGAGACAGTGGCCATCACCTACGAGGAAATGGGACTGCTGGTCACCGAGAAACGGGAGAACTATTTCGATCCCGGGTCGTTCTGGAGTGGTGATTCATTGTCGTTGACGCCTGGATACCGGCTCGGCGAAGAAATTGAAATTCTCGCCTGACCTGGAATTCCCGAATCCGTCAATTCATTGCATTCGGCGTCAGCGCAGTCGTGCCGCCATTAACATTTGTGGGCAACTACCCGGTTACGGGAAAGCCCTCAGGAGGCGTCATGCGATTGAAAAATGCGCTCGTAGGAACGTGGATTGCCGCTGCCGCAATCGGCGGGGCGATCAGTCTTGCCCCGATGGCCGGCGCCGATCCGGATCCCGATGTGCCCTACGGCGGCGACGAATTCGACCTGCCGCAGCAAGGTCCGAACCCATACGACTTCGGGTTCCACGAGTCCAATCACGACGAGAAGGACACGTCCGCCGGCGCCACCGACGTGCCGTACTGATCCGCCTGATCGTCGACGATCAGGCGTACTGATCGCCGGCGATCTCCAGCAGCCGCTTCGGGTGCATGCCGTCCACCTGCCCGATGAAGGGCGGGTGAATGCTGTAGCCGAGCATGCGGCGAATGTCTTCTGACACCCGGCGGACGGTGTCGCGGGTCATCGACAGCGTGAAGGCCTCCTGCGGCCGCAGCCACGGCTCGCAGTATTGGGCGGTGACGGCCAGCCGCGGACGGTCGGTGCGGTTGGCGCCGCCGCCGTGCCACAGCGTGCCGGGGAAGAACACACACGACCCGGCGCTCATCACGACGGGCTTGCGCTCGACGTCGTCGCCGGGCAACCGGTCACCCCAGAGCTGGCTGCCGGGCACCACATCGGTGGCGCCGTTGTCGGCGGTGAAATCGTCGATGGCCCAGATGGTCGCCGCGCCCAACGCGGCGCGGGGCCGCGGCAGCGGGTAGAAGCCGTCGTCGGTGTGCAGCATCTGCGCCTGTTCCCCCGGCAGGATGTTGATCACCTGGAGCATCGACAGCAGATAGTTGGGCAGGAACATCCGGTCCAGCAGTGCGAGCACGCGCGGGTGGTCGGCGATGACGTCGCACGCCGCGGTCTTGTTGAGCACGCTGTAGATGCGCTGCGTCGACCGTCCCTCAAAACCGTTGCGGCCGTGTCGATCCAGCATCGGCGTCACGGCGGCGCGGATCTCGTCCAGCTGGGTCGCACTGAGCAGATCGGGCAGGATCACGTAGCCGTCGCGCGTCATCGTGGCGAGATCGGCATCGACGATCGCGGGGTCGACGGTCGCGCCGCTGCTTTCGGTCCGGCGATAGGTGCCGGCCAGGTCGCCGCTCAAGTCCGCCAGCGATGACACTTCAGTGCTCATTGCTCCACTCCCGCCGAAACATAACCGAGTTCTGTTATGTTTTGGACTATGGCACGTGCCCCGATCGGACGTCAACAACTTCTGACCGCCGCGCGCGACGAACTGGTGCGCGGCAACGGCGTGCTCGAACTGAGCGCACTGACCCGCCGGGCGCAGCTCAGCACCGGCGCCCTCTATCACCACTTCGGTTCCAAAAGTGGGCTTCTCGCAGCGGTTTACGACGACTTCTATCACGGGCTGCGCCATGCCATCGCCGACGTGCACCTACCCGTCGACGCCGACTGTGGAGTCCGGGAGCGCGAGCGCACCCGCCGTTTCGTCGTCTACCACTTCGACGATGAGCTGGCGCCGATCCTGCTCGGCCGCGCGACGCTGGACCCCGAACTCGCCGAACTCGAGGCCGTCCATCTCCAGACGATGAGCGAGGCCGCAGCCGACAACATCCGCCACGGGCAAGAGTCCGGTGAATTGCCCGACGACATCGACGCCGACAGCGCCGGGGCGTTCGTCATCGGCGGACTGCGGCACAGCATCGCCCAACAGCTCCGGGCCACACCGCGTGCCGATCCCGATCTTGCCGCCGAACGGCTCTGGCATCTGGTCGCCGCGGCACTCGGCATTTCGTGACGGGATCAGACGGTGCCGCGCGCCGCCCACGCCGTGGCCGTCACGGTGAACGGTCCGTCGCCAAGACGTTCGCGCGCAACGGTTTTCAGCATGCCACGCCTCTCGTCATCGAGGCGCTGGACGTAGTCCCCGGCCGGTCCGACACCGAACGTGTACGGCTCCCACCACTCCTCGAAGCTCGGGTGCAGCACGTCGATGGCGATGGCATCCTCTGTCACGTTGCGTAGCCCGGCGGCGTCGAAGATCTCGGTGAGGTGGCCTCTGTGCGCGCCAGATAGCAACGCCTCGTCCTGTGCGTCGGGGTCGATCACGTGGACGGCGTCCCAGAACGGTGCCAGCGCACCCGTCGGGCCGTCCCACGCGCACGCCGCGACGACGCCCCCGGGCCGGGTCATCCGCGCCATCTGCCCGATGCCGGCGACGGGATCGGTCATGAAATGCACCACCAGTTGGGCGAGCGCGGCGTCGAAAGTCGCAGTGTCGTAAGGCAGTTCCTCAGCGGTCCCGAGGCGGGCGTCGAGCCCGGGGAACCGCGCCTGGATCGCATCGACGAACGGCGGCGACGGATCGATGGCCGCAACCTCGGCGCCCGTCGCCAGCAGCCGCGCTGTCAGCGCGCCGGGTCCGCTGCCGACGTCGAGCACCTTCGCTCCGGCCGTGATCCCGGCGAAGGCGGCGAAGACGTCCGCGAGCGGCTCGGCGTATCGGCCCATGTAGCGGCCGTACGCGTCCGGCGAGACGACGAAGCTCACCAGCAGATGCTATGCCGCATATCAGCTACTACGCCCCGAATTTGGCCTTGGCATCGTCTCTCACCGGCGTGAAGAGGTTGACGAGGTTGCCGTCGGGATCGCGGAACAACAGCGACCGGTTACCCCACGGCATCGTGGTGGGCTCGGTGACGACCTCGTCCAACCGGCTTCGCAGCCGTTCGTACTCCGCGTCGACGTCATCCACGATGAACTCGATGATGGTGCTCCGGTTGGCCGCCGGCTCGGCGGAACCCGCCCCGAACAAGGGCACGGTCTTGTCGCTGCCGATCGCCAAAGTGCCCACCGGCGTGGGGATCTCCGCGAACAGTTCATTGGCCCAGACCGCCTCGGCCCCGGTCACCAATTCATAGAAGCCGACCAGGCTCGGGACGTCGGCGGTGATGATGCGGGTGGAAACAAGCTTCATGCTGCGCACGATATCGGCGACCACCGACATTGATTGTGTTCAACCCGTTCGGGCGAGGATGACCTTGCTCGTTCGCCGCTGGTGATGACCCTCCCACCGACTGACGCCCTGCTGGGTTGTCTTCGACTTGATCTGTCTCACCAGCGACGCGCGAGCAAGCGTTGCCCCGAGAGCCCAGCGGGGCGGACATGACCTAATCAGGAGCCTGGCCGTTCCTCATCAATGTCTTGTCTGCCCGCCCCGCAGGGTTGTCACCCACCCGCACGGTTCATTACTACGGAGAGGACACCACCATCGTGACATCCCCACGCCGAGTCGTCATCGGCGCCGACACCCATCTGGACACCATCCACGTCGCCGCCATCACCGACACCGGCCAACCGCTCGGCGACGCCGAATTCCGCACCAACCCCACCGGCTACTGGGCCGCGATCTGCTGGGCCCGCAGCTTTGGTGACATCGTGACCGCAGGAGTCGAGGGCACCAGCAGCTACGGCGCCGGACTCACACAAGCATTGCAGGCCAACGCTATTCACGTCGTTGAAGTCAACCGACCCGACCGGGCAGCCAGGCGCAGGCAAGGAAAATCCGACCCGCTCGATGCCTACAGTGCCGCCCGCGCCGCGCTGGCCAGCAACAGCCCAGCCGTCCCCAAAGACCCCACACCAATGCACTCAAAGCCCTGCTGACCGCCCGTCGCGGCGCCGTCAAAGCCCGCACCGCAGCCATCCAGCAGATCAAGGACCTCCTCGTCACCGCTCCCGCCGAGATACGCGAGCGCTACCGCGGCTACACCACCACGCTGACGCTCGTGGCCGCGCTGTCCAGATGCCGACCCGCTACACACAACGATCCCGTCACGGTCTCAGTACTGACGGCCTGCAAAACACTGGCCCGCCGCGTCACCTTCCTGCAAGATCAGGCCGACGAAATCACTGCTGAGCTCGACACCCTCACTGCTGCATTCAATCCTGCACTCCGGGCCGCCTACGGCGTCGGCCCGGACACCGCCGCTCAACTGATCATCACCGCCGGCACCAACCCCCAACGGCTCCGCAGCGAAGCCTCCTTTGCGATGCTCACCGGTGTCGCTCCCATCCCGGCCTCGTCCGGGAAAACCAGCCGCCACCGACTCTCCCGCGGCGGCGACCGCGCCGCCAACAACGCCCTGTACCGCATCGCCCTGGTCCGCATGGCCCACGACCAACGCACCCGCGACTACGTCACCCGCCAGACCGCCGCCGGCCGGTCCAAAAAAGAGATCCTGCGGATGCTCAAACGCGCTATCGCCCGCGAGATGTTCAAACACCTCACCGCACCCAGCCCGATCGACGACTACAGCGACCTCCGCCCGGCTCGTCGAGCCACAAACATCACTCTCACCGCCGTCGCCGACCACTTCGGCGTATGGCCCAACGACATCTCCCGCCTCGAACGCGGCCTCAAACGCGACGACACCCTCGCCGCTACCTACCGCCAATGGTTAAACACCCAGCTCAACCACGCCGCTTGACTATTAACAGAAATAGGAGCATCAAGCTCGCCTCGTCGAGCGCTTCCCGCGGTCGCCCGCCAAGCGCATGATTGATCCACAGAGGGAGGGGAGTGCCGCGGTGCCGAACCAATGGTCGGGAGTGACGATCGACTGTGTCGACCCGGTCCGGATGTCGACGTTCTGGGGACACCTTCTCGGCATCGAGCCCTCATACGAGCACGGCGACGACCCGGGCTGGGCGCCCTGGTGGTCTCCCACGACGTGCTGGTCCACTCGATGGGCCAGGGTTGGGGCTTCGCGTCGCCGCTCGACATCGCTCGCCGCGTCCGCGAGGGCACCATGCCGCCGCCGCCAACCTGGATGCGCCGCCGTATCGGCGGTTAGAAAACCTGTTCGGCCGCTCACCGTCCCGGCGGTCGCCAGCCCGGCTCGCCGATGCGCGTTTTCACATTGCAGATATAGCAGCTACGCGCGAAACGTGTGCAATACTAAAGTCGCGTCCAGTTCGATCCACGCTCCCGGACGCGGATACAGGAGACGCCTTCATGGTTCCGAGTTCCCCCACCAATGCTCTCGGCCCGCACGCGAAAACAGTCCGTGACGCGCTGGTCGAGGTCATACGGTCTCGACATAATCGCTTCGCAGACGCTCATCAAGTCGCGGGCACTCGATACTCGATGGCCTTCGGAAGTCAGTGGCGTGACCTGCTGGACGACACCAATGATGCGCTGACGGGGCGCGGCTTCCAGTCGCAGAAGCTCACTCCGGCTGGCTACAAGATCCCGGTGGTCAACGATTGCCTGGTGTACGTGTGGCGGGTCCCCGGCTCTGCGGATGCGGTCAGCTTCTTCGCTTCGAGTCCGACGCGGAAGAATGGCTTCTCCGCTTCTCCCCCGCCGCCGATGTTGTTCGATCCCGTCCTGGTGGACGAGGGCCGGGCTGACGACGACGATCCTCCGGGCGGCGAACTCGGTCACACGTTGCGGGCAGCAGGCGACAAGATGCCGGTGGTGCTGGTGATGGTTGAATCGTCGCCGTGGCAGTTGCAGTCGATAAGTTGGGGCGTCGCC from Mycolicibacterium phocaicum includes the following:
- a CDS encoding transposase, translated to MAALSRCRPATHNDPVTVSVLTACKTLARRVTFLQDQADEITAELDTLTAAFNPALRAAYGVGPDTAAQLIITAGTNPQRLRSEASFAMLTGVAPIPASSGKTSRHRLSRGGDRAANNALYRIALVRMAHDQRTRDYVTRQTAAGRSKKEILRMLKRAIAREMFKHLTAPSPIDDYSDLRPARRATNITLTAVADHFGVWPNDISRLERGLKRDDTLAATYRQWLNTQLNHAA
- a CDS encoding TetR/AcrR family transcriptional regulator; translated protein: MARAPIGRQQLLTAARDELVRGNGVLELSALTRRAQLSTGALYHHFGSKSGLLAAVYDDFYHGLRHAIADVHLPVDADCGVRERERTRRFVVYHFDDELAPILLGRATLDPELAELEAVHLQTMSEAAADNIRHGQESGELPDDIDADSAGAFVIGGLRHSIAQQLRATPRADPDLAAERLWHLVAAALGIS
- a CDS encoding adenylate/guanylate cyclase domain-containing protein; translated protein: MTVSTISLIAICVLAVVVVVETIVLRVTRARLRAARQEIEELRAPSEPRTNLLLAGGRAAVKTMWQTANLINKEGFGGAMWSSIEELAGWAEVERPDLAKLAPTGRVAIMFSDIEGSTALNERMGDRAWVRLIDHHDKLVGRCVKKQSGLVVKSQGDGFMVAFAEPEQAVRCSIDMQQQLAKAPGGVRVRIGIHTGKSVRRGDDLFGRNVAMAARVASQADGGEVLVSKAVRDTLSASASCADITFDSGRVAELKGFTGDHRLYAVGWLPPDSASR
- a CDS encoding VOC family protein, with amino-acid sequence MKLVSTRIITADVPSLVGFYELVTGAEAVWANELFAEIPTPVGTLAIGSDKTVPLFGAGSAEPAANRSTIIEFIVDDVDAEYERLRSRLDEVVTEPTTMPWGNRSLLFRDPDGNLVNLFTPVRDDAKAKFGA
- a CDS encoding phytanoyl-CoA dioxygenase family protein, which produces MSTEVSSLADLSGDLAGTYRRTESSGATVDPAIVDADLATMTRDGYVILPDLLSATQLDEIRAAVTPMLDRHGRNGFEGRSTQRIYSVLNKTAACDVIADHPRVLALLDRMFLPNYLLSMLQVINILPGEQAQMLHTDDGFYPLPRPRAALGAATIWAIDDFTADNGATDVVPGSQLWGDRLPGDDVERKPVVMSAGSCVFFPGTLWHGGGANRTDRPRLAVTAQYCEPWLRPQEAFTLSMTRDTVRRVSEDIRRMLGYSIHPPFIGQVDGMHPKRLLEIAGDQYA
- a CDS encoding DoxX family protein: MTAYAFSILLLRVVLGLTMAAHGYNKFFGGGRIPGTAAWFDSIGMKPGMLHARLAAGTEILAGLGLAVGFLTPIPAAGFVALMVVAAWTVHRENGFFIVKSGWEYNLVLGVAAVAIAGTGAGRYSLDCLLFHNTGFYHLLHGWCGLAIAVVLGLAGGIGQLLIFFRPPAKA
- a CDS encoding alpha/beta fold hydrolase, which produces MSTDERTSPAEGGSNVQTVRFRGIDELTLVADEWNRDADTAADKPTILMLHGGGQNRHSWKNTGQILANAGFHVVALDSRGHGDSDRSPTANYSLETLTGDTLQVIYQIGRPVALIGASMGGLTSLPVAHEAGPELVTKLVLVDVVPRFEKSGSARIRDFMFSGIDGFASLEEAADAVAAYLPHRTRPRSVEGLKKNLRLRDGKWFWHWDPAFLTAPGDDPFERAEMLEHAAINLEIPILLIRGKLSDVVSTEGVQDFLQKVPGAQFVELSDAGHTAAGDDNDAFTDAVVQFVRQ
- a CDS encoding WS/DGAT domain-containing protein; the protein is MAAADAQSFWMSAKIPNDMFLVCGFDGVPADLDAALAAVRRNVAACPELLVRIDDSRPWRYPSWVRCDAPEIVVHEPGDRTWFGCLSAVCALAASDQLDATVRAWRLHVFAGVTGIPETTGPGTVVVVQMSHALADGRRATALMGRIFGRDQPVPAVVESRLGTWALPYLAWRASAAHRRLVHDTESGAVAAPADSWPVQATNNAPEGPDELRTIVRHRADLPGPTVTVGVLAAISEALAAELGGVTALGAEVPMAKTGTRRAYNHYGNVGVALHPQLPFHERAVRIEAELAMRRQRFEHPSAATSDAATAAVPARLLRWGTAQFDVHARSTTATGNTVVSSVHRGPADLTFGGCPVVLTTACPALSPMMGLTHGVHGIGDTVTISVHASPSALPDVDSYVERLSAVLDAAG
- a CDS encoding class I SAM-dependent methyltransferase, with product MSFVVSPDAYGRYMGRYAEPLADVFAAFAGITAGAKVLDVGSGPGALTARLLATGAEVAAIDPSPPFVDAIQARFPGLDARLGTAEELPYDTATFDAALAQLVVHFMTDPVAGIGQMARMTRPGGVVAACAWDGPTGALAPFWDAVHVIDPDAQDEALLSGAHRGHLTEIFDAAGLRNVTEDAIAIDVLHPSFEEWWEPYTFGVGPAGDYVQRLDDERRGMLKTVARERLGDGPFTVTATAWAARGTV
- a CDS encoding IS110 family transposase gives rise to the protein MTSPRRVVIGADTHLDTIHVAAITDTGQPLGDAEFRTNPTGYWAAICWARSFGDIVTAGVEGTSSYGAGLTQALQANAIHVVEVNRPDRAARRRQGKSDPLDAYSAARAALASNSPAVPKDPTPMHSKPC